The sequence CGCCAAATCGGTCTCCGACTCGCGGATCTCCTCGATCATCGGAACGAGCGTCTCGCGGACCTCGTCGAGAATCGCCTCGGCCTGTTCGAGCGGGAGGTACGGCTCGAACTCCGCGAACAGCACCTCGTAGGGGTCCTTGTCGGGGTCGATGTGCTCGGCGTACTCGCGCTTGAGTTCGACGTGTCGCTCCAGAAGCGGGGCGAACTTCGAGAAGTCGTTCTCGGCTTTCGCCTCCTTCCAGGCGGGCAGCGCCTCCGAGGAGGTCTCCGAGATCTCCTGGACGAGTTCGGTCGGGACGCGCGCGGCGCGTTCGAACTCGCGGCGGACCTCACGGACGACCGCCGCCTGTTCGTCGGAGAGCTCCTCGCCCTCCAACTCCTCGAGCAGTTCGCCGATGCCGTCCTCGACGAGCAGTTCGTGGCTGATCGCCGACAGCGTCGAGAGCTGCTGGGAGCGCGCGGGCGTCCCCTCGTCGGGCATCATCACCTGCTGGTCCCAGCCGAGCACGCCCGCCGCGTTCTGGACGTTCGAGATTCGTTTGACTTTCTCTACCAGTTCGCCGTACGCCTCGGGCGCGGACTCGGTGGAGGCTTCGGTTGCCATCGTCCACCCTTTCGAATCGATACTAATTAAACGGATGTTTCCGGTCGTCGGGGCCGGTTTTACTCGGCGAGCAAGAGTCGGAGTAGCGGACGTTTCGGCGTCGAAAACGGGCGCTTCCCCAGCGGCGAGAGTTTCGTCCCACGACATCTGAGCAGCGTCTGCGCTGCTTGCAGCGGTCGCCGAACTGGCAGCAGGTGACCATATAATCCCCGCCACCGCCTCTCCGCTGGGGGAGCGAGACGATGGCGACGAAACCAACGAGAGACGAAGCGGAGTACCAAACGTTAGAACAGAGCGTCCACGGCGAAGTTCTCCGACCCGGGGACGACGGGTACGACGAGGCGCGGTCGGTCTGGAACGCGATGATCGACCGAAAGCCGGCGGTCGTCGTCCGGCCGAGCGGGGCGGCCGACGTGATTACAGCAGTTGTATTCGCCCGCGACCACGGCCTCGATTTGGCCGTCAAGGGCGGCGGACACAACGTGGCGGGGAGCGCGGTCTGCGACGACGGACTCGTCATCGACCTCTCTTCGATGTCGTCGGTTCGAGTGGACCCGGCGTCGCGAACCGCCCGCGTCGGGCCGGGTGCGACGATGGCCGACCTCGACCACGAGACGCAGGCGTTCGGTTTCGCCACGCCCGGCGGCGTCATCTCGACGACCGGGGTCGCCGGGGTCACCCTCGGCGGCGGGATGGGGTGGCTCAGCCGCAAGTACGGCCTGAGTGTCGACAACCTCCGGTCGGTCGACCTCGTCACCGCCGACGGCGAGTTGGTGCGCGCGAGCGACGACGAGAACCCCGACCTCTTCTGGGCAGTCCGCGGCGGGAGCGGGAACTTCGGCGTCGTCACCTCCTTCGAGTTCGACCTCCACGAGGTCGGTCCCGAGGTTCTCTTCGGGCCGGTGGTCTACGCCTACGACGACGCACCCGACGTGCTCGCACACTACAACAGATTCGCCGCCGACGCACCGCGCGAGTGCAGCGTGTGGGTGAACAGCGCGGCGGCGCCGCCGCTGGAGTTCCTCCCGGAGGACGTTCACGGAACGACGGTGCTGATACTGCTGGCGTTCTACGCCGGCGACCTCGACGCGGGCGAAGCGGCGCTCGAACCGCTCCGCGAGTACGGCGACCCCATCGCCGACGTCGTCGCACCGATGCCCTACGCGGCGGCCCAGCGCACCTTCGACGACCTCTACGCGCCGGGCGCGCGGAACTACTGGAAGGCGGCCAACTTCACGGACCTCACCGACCGCACGATACACACTATGGTCGAGTACGCCGGTCGCTTCCCGACGCCGCAGTCCGAGATTCTCGTCCACCAGGTCGGCGGCGCGGTCAACGACGTCGCCTCGGAGGCGACCGCCTACCCGCACCGAGACGCCGAGTTCGTCGTGAACGTCGCCGCTCGCTGGGAGGAGCCGTCGCGGGACGACGAGTGCGTCGCGTGGGT is a genomic window of Haloprofundus halophilus containing:
- a CDS encoding FAD-binding oxidoreductase, whose protein sequence is MATKPTRDEAEYQTLEQSVHGEVLRPGDDGYDEARSVWNAMIDRKPAVVVRPSGAADVITAVVFARDHGLDLAVKGGGHNVAGSAVCDDGLVIDLSSMSSVRVDPASRTARVGPGATMADLDHETQAFGFATPGGVISTTGVAGVTLGGGMGWLSRKYGLSVDNLRSVDLVTADGELVRASDDENPDLFWAVRGGSGNFGVVTSFEFDLHEVGPEVLFGPVVYAYDDAPDVLAHYNRFAADAPRECSVWVNSAAAPPLEFLPEDVHGTTVLILLAFYAGDLDAGEAALEPLREYGDPIADVVAPMPYAAAQRTFDDLYAPGARNYWKAANFTDLTDRTIHTMVEYAGRFPTPQSEILVHQVGGAVNDVASEATAYPHRDAEFVVNVAARWEEPSRDDECVAWVRECHDALAEEATDGTYVNFEGDSEGRERNAYGGNYDRLVEAKTEYDPGNVFRSTQNVKPAG